A genomic region of Pseudomonas sp. RSB 5.4 contains the following coding sequences:
- a CDS encoding acyltransferase, with the protein MRRLLTGCFVTLLLLLNTLILIGPLLVFALLKLIAPGRWRDYASWTVMWIAETWAEIDKLIFRLCIPTQWDIRGGADLRGDTSYLVVSNHQSWVDIPALIQTLNRRTPFFKFFLKKELIWVPLLGLAWWALDYPFMKRYSKAFLARHPELAGKDLEITRQACELFKRQPVTVVNYLEGTRYTAAKSAQQQSPFKHLLKPKAGGVAFVLAAMGEQLDALLDVTVVYPQQKIPGFWDLISGSVPRVIVDIQTRELDPALSQGDYENDPLFRQQVQNWVNQLWTEKDQRISQLRGERA; encoded by the coding sequence ATGCGCCGCCTGCTCACCGGCTGTTTCGTCACCCTGCTGCTGTTGCTCAACACCCTGATTCTGATCGGGCCATTGCTGGTCTTTGCCCTGCTCAAACTGATTGCGCCGGGGCGCTGGCGCGATTACGCCTCGTGGACGGTGATGTGGATTGCCGAGACCTGGGCGGAAATCGACAAGCTGATCTTTCGCCTGTGCATCCCCACCCAATGGGACATTCGTGGCGGCGCAGACCTGCGCGGTGACACCTCGTATCTGGTGGTCAGCAACCACCAGTCGTGGGTCGACATTCCAGCGCTGATCCAGACCCTCAACCGGCGCACGCCGTTCTTCAAGTTCTTCCTCAAGAAAGAACTGATCTGGGTGCCGCTCCTCGGTCTGGCGTGGTGGGCGCTGGATTACCCGTTCATGAAGCGCTACAGCAAGGCGTTCCTCGCCAGGCACCCGGAGCTGGCCGGCAAGGATCTGGAAATCACCCGACAGGCCTGCGAGCTGTTCAAGCGCCAGCCGGTAACGGTGGTGAATTATCTGGAAGGTACTCGCTACACCGCGGCGAAAAGCGCGCAGCAGCAATCACCGTTCAAGCACCTGCTCAAACCCAAGGCGGGTGGCGTGGCATTTGTTCTGGCGGCGATGGGCGAACAGCTGGATGCGCTGCTCGACGTGACCGTGGTCTATCCACAGCAGAAGATTCCGGGGTTCTGGGATTTGATCAGCGGCAGCGTGCCGCGGGTGATCGTCGACATCCAGACCCGCGAACTCGACCCGGCGCTGTCGCAGGGCGATTACGAGAATGATCCGCTGTTTCGCCAGCAGGTCCAGAACTGGGTCAACCAGCTCTGGACCGAGAAGGATCAGCGCATCAGCCAACTGCGCGGCGAGCGCGCCTGA
- a CDS encoding DUF2780 domain-containing protein, which translates to MKISRGIALASLMTLAAGPVFAGFSLDDVTKAAASMQGGNAATAAAPTSETAGLLKAVTDLGVTPQQAVGGTSAMLGLAKNQLSSTDYSQLAKEVPGIDKLSGGSGNLAALSGLLGSSGKSAGLENALGNVKNTSDLNNAFGALGMDSGMVGQFAPVLLKYLGDQGVGGPLLQSLGSIWGAGTGS; encoded by the coding sequence ATGAAGATTTCACGCGGTATTGCCTTGGCTTCACTGATGACCCTTGCGGCTGGCCCGGTGTTTGCCGGCTTCAGTCTGGACGATGTGACAAAAGCGGCTGCAAGCATGCAGGGTGGCAACGCTGCCACCGCCGCCGCGCCGACCTCGGAAACGGCTGGTTTGCTGAAAGCAGTCACCGATCTCGGCGTTACGCCGCAGCAAGCCGTCGGTGGCACCAGCGCCATGCTTGGCCTGGCCAAGAACCAATTGAGCAGCACCGATTATTCGCAGTTGGCCAAAGAAGTGCCGGGCATCGACAAACTGTCGGGCGGTAGCGGCAACCTGGCGGCGTTGAGCGGGTTGCTCGGCTCGTCGGGCAAATCCGCCGGGCTGGAAAACGCGCTGGGTAACGTCAAGAACACCAGCGACCTGAACAATGCCTTCGGCGCGTTGGGCATGGACAGCGGCATGGTCGGCCAGTTTGCCCCGGTGCTGCTCAAGTACTTGGGTGACCAAGGCGTCGGCGGCCCGCTGCTGCAGAGCCTGGGCAGCATCTGGGGCGCCGGCACCGGTAGCTGA
- the soxG gene encoding sarcosine oxidase subunit gamma family protein produces the protein MTTANVYQQRPTTGARAESSLHHADLASLVGKGRKNAGVIVREKKLLGHLTIRGDGHDAAFAAGVHKALGIELPGALSVIVKGETSLQWMGPDEWLLIVPSGEEFAAEQKLREALGDLHIAIVNVSGGQQVLELSGPNVRQVLMKSTSYDVHPNNFPVGKAVGTVFAKSQLMIRHTAEDTWELLIRRSFSDYWWLWLQDASAEYGLSVQA, from the coding sequence ATGACCACAGCCAACGTGTACCAACAACGCCCGACCACCGGGGCCCGTGCCGAGTCGTCGCTGCACCATGCCGACCTCGCCAGCCTGGTCGGCAAGGGTCGCAAGAACGCCGGCGTCATCGTGCGTGAAAAGAAACTCCTCGGTCACCTGACCATTCGTGGCGATGGCCACGATGCAGCCTTCGCCGCCGGTGTGCACAAGGCCCTCGGCATCGAATTGCCGGGCGCTCTGAGCGTGATCGTCAAAGGTGAAACCAGCCTGCAGTGGATGGGCCCGGACGAGTGGCTGCTGATCGTGCCAAGCGGTGAAGAGTTCGCCGCCGAGCAGAAACTGCGCGAGGCGCTGGGCGATCTGCACATCGCGATCGTCAACGTCAGCGGCGGCCAGCAAGTGCTCGAACTGAGCGGGCCGAACGTGCGTCAGGTGCTGATGAAATCCACCAGCTACGATGTGCACCCGAACAACTTCCCGGTCGGCAAAGCGGTGGGCACGGTGTTCGCCAAATCGCAGCTGATGATTCGCCACACCGCCGAAGACACCTGGGAACTGCTGATCCGTCGCAGCTTCTCGGATTACTGGTGGTTGTGGTTGCAGGATGCTTCGGCCGAGTACGGCCTCAGCGTTCAGGCGTAA
- a CDS encoding anti-sigma factor — protein sequence MNYQTPALRRALAADYAIGLMSAAARRRFEQLLLDDAALRSELAQWQESLASLTETLPEQPVPDRVWQGITARIDPQVLHVPEKRPFWNWLRVTAALCSIVILVFLGSLYNRDDARYRATLLTADAQPALKVEAHADYLQVEPLTLAAVGPDRSLELWAIPADGKPISLGVIPAGGKGKVELSAAQKVLIGQPIALAVSLEPKGGSPTGQPTGPVLYQGALAAL from the coding sequence ATGAACTACCAGACCCCCGCCCTGCGCCGCGCCCTCGCTGCCGATTACGCCATTGGCCTGATGTCTGCGGCAGCGCGCAGGCGCTTTGAACAATTGCTGCTGGATGACGCAGCACTGCGAAGCGAGTTGGCGCAGTGGCAGGAGAGCCTTGCCAGCCTTACCGAAACGCTGCCGGAGCAACCGGTGCCGGATCGGGTGTGGCAAGGCATCACCGCGCGGATCGATCCGCAAGTGCTGCACGTCCCGGAAAAACGTCCGTTCTGGAACTGGCTACGGGTCACCGCCGCGCTGTGTTCGATCGTGATCCTGGTATTCCTCGGCTCGCTGTACAACCGCGATGACGCCCGCTACCGCGCCACCCTGCTGACCGCCGACGCGCAGCCGGCACTGAAGGTCGAGGCGCATGCCGATTATCTGCAAGTCGAGCCGCTGACATTGGCGGCAGTCGGGCCTGATCGCAGCCTGGAATTGTGGGCGATTCCAGCGGATGGCAAGCCGATTTCGCTGGGGGTGATTCCGGCGGGGGGCAAGGGCAAGGTTGAATTGAGCGCGGCGCAGAAAGTCTTGATCGGCCAGCCGATTGCGCTGGCGGTGAGTCTGGAGCCGAAGGGTGGCTCGCCGACCGGGCAGCCGACCGGGCCGGTGCTTTACCAAGGCGCCTTAGCGGCTCTCTGA
- a CDS encoding sigma-70 family RNA polymerase sigma factor, giving the protein MNGTSAVPELACEQPEHRPRRPPIAWRAVISIADPDQLRQLLAQCSLGDRTAFETLYRSVGPRLHGVALRVMGRADLAEDVLQESFVRIWNNASRYEAHLSAPLTWMINITRNQAIDQLRKQRERPLTDFEQDTLPDDGPSAHDLLNSSREASALHRCLDTLDGMQRQSISVAYFQGLSCSELAEHLAAPLGSVKSWIRRGMERLRRCLES; this is encoded by the coding sequence ATGAATGGCACAAGCGCTGTCCCTGAACTAGCCTGTGAACAGCCCGAGCACCGCCCTCGTCGCCCGCCCATTGCCTGGAGAGCCGTCATTTCCATCGCCGACCCTGATCAGTTGCGCCAGCTGCTGGCCCAGTGCTCACTGGGTGACCGTACTGCGTTCGAAACGCTCTATCGCAGCGTTGGCCCGCGTCTGCACGGCGTGGCCCTGCGCGTCATGGGCCGGGCGGATCTGGCCGAGGACGTGTTGCAGGAAAGCTTCGTGCGCATCTGGAACAACGCCTCGCGCTACGAAGCCCACTTGTCGGCGCCGCTGACCTGGATGATCAACATCACTCGCAATCAGGCCATCGACCAATTACGCAAACAGCGCGAACGGCCGCTGACCGACTTCGAACAGGACACCCTGCCGGACGATGGCCCTTCAGCCCACGACCTGTTGAACAGCAGCCGCGAAGCCAGCGCGCTGCATCGCTGCCTGGACACCCTCGACGGCATGCAGCGCCAGTCGATCAGCGTCGCCTACTTCCAGGGCCTTTCCTGCTCGGAACTGGCCGAACACCTGGCCGCACCGCTGGGCTCGGTGAAGTCGTGGATTCGTCGTGGCATGGAGCGTCTGCGCAGGTGCCTTGAATCATGA
- the creB gene encoding two-component system response regulator CreB: MPHILIVEDEAAIADTLIFALQGEGFATTWLSLGAAALEHQRQTPADLIILDIGLPDISGFETCKQLRRFSEVPVLFLSARDAEIDRVVGLEIGADDYVVKPFSPREVAARVRAILKRMAPRPVVETSSALFRIDPERVQIVYRGQPLNLTRHEFRLLQCLLEQPQRVFSREQLLDALGVAADAVYERSIDSHIKSVRAKLRLVRADAEPIQTHRGLGYSYSPGHS, from the coding sequence ATGCCTCATATCCTGATTGTCGAAGACGAAGCGGCGATTGCCGACACGCTGATTTTTGCCCTGCAGGGCGAGGGGTTTGCCACCACGTGGCTGAGCCTCGGCGCGGCGGCGCTGGAGCATCAACGGCAGACCCCGGCTGACTTGATCATTCTCGACATCGGCCTGCCGGACATCAGCGGTTTCGAAACCTGCAAACAGCTGCGGCGCTTCAGTGAAGTGCCGGTGCTGTTCCTCAGCGCCCGGGACGCCGAGATCGACCGGGTGGTGGGGCTGGAGATCGGCGCCGACGATTACGTGGTCAAGCCGTTCAGCCCGCGTGAGGTCGCCGCGCGGGTCCGGGCGATTCTCAAGCGCATGGCGCCGCGTCCCGTGGTTGAAACCTCCTCGGCGCTGTTTCGCATCGATCCCGAGCGCGTGCAGATCGTCTACCGGGGCCAGCCGCTGAATCTGACCCGCCACGAATTCCGCCTGTTGCAATGCCTGCTCGAACAACCGCAGCGAGTGTTCAGCCGCGAGCAATTGCTCGACGCGCTGGGGGTTGCCGCCGACGCCGTCTACGAGCGCAGCATCGACAGCCACATCAAGAGCGTGCGCGCCAAACTGCGTCTGGTGCGGGCCGACGCCGAGCCGATCCAGACCCATCGCGGCCTCGGCTACAGCTACAGCCCGGGACACAGCTGA
- the fdhA gene encoding formaldehyde dehydrogenase, glutathione-independent, with protein MSGNRGVVYLGAGKVEVQKIDYPKMQDPRGRKIEHGVILRVVSTNICGSDQHMVRGRTTAQTGLVLGHEITGEVIEKGSDVENLKIGDLVSVPFNVACGRCRSCKEQHTGVCLTVNPARAGGAYGYVDMGDWTGGQAEYVLVPYADFNLLKLPDRDKAMEKIRDLTCLSDILPTGYHGAVTAGVGPGSTVYIAGAGPVGLAAAASARLLGAAVVIIGDVNTIRLAHAKAQGFEVVDLSKDTPLHEQIAALLGEPEVDCAVDCVGFEARGHGHDGVKAEAPATVLNSLMGVVRVAGKIGIPGLYVTEDPGAVDAAAKMGSLSIRFGLGWAKSHSFHTGQTPVMKYNRQLMQAIMWDRINIAEVVGVQVISLDQAPEGYGEFDAGVPKKFVIDPHRLFSAA; from the coding sequence ATGTCTGGCAATCGTGGTGTGGTGTATCTCGGCGCTGGCAAGGTCGAAGTGCAGAAAATCGACTATCCGAAAATGCAGGACCCGCGCGGCAGGAAGATCGAGCACGGGGTGATCCTGCGTGTGGTATCCACCAACATTTGTGGCTCCGACCAGCATATGGTGCGCGGCCGTACGACGGCGCAGACCGGTCTGGTGCTGGGCCATGAAATCACCGGCGAAGTGATCGAAAAAGGTTCCGACGTCGAGAACCTGAAAATCGGCGACCTGGTCTCCGTACCGTTCAACGTAGCTTGCGGGCGCTGCCGTTCCTGCAAGGAGCAACACACCGGTGTCTGCCTGACCGTCAACCCGGCGCGTGCCGGCGGTGCTTACGGTTATGTCGACATGGGCGACTGGACTGGCGGTCAGGCCGAGTACGTGCTGGTGCCGTACGCCGACTTCAACCTGCTGAAACTGCCGGATCGCGACAAGGCCATGGAGAAAATCCGCGACCTGACCTGCCTCTCCGACATTCTGCCGACCGGCTATCACGGTGCGGTGACGGCGGGCGTTGGCCCGGGCAGCACCGTTTATATCGCGGGCGCCGGCCCGGTCGGTCTGGCCGCGGCTGCCTCGGCGCGTTTGTTGGGGGCGGCGGTGGTGATCATCGGCGACGTCAACACCATCCGCCTGGCGCACGCCAAGGCTCAGGGCTTTGAAGTGGTCGACCTGTCCAAGGACACGCCGCTGCACGAGCAGATCGCCGCGCTGCTGGGCGAACCGGAAGTCGATTGCGCGGTGGACTGCGTGGGCTTCGAAGCCCGTGGTCATGGCCATGACGGGGTGAAAGCCGAAGCACCGGCCACTGTGCTCAACTCGCTAATGGGCGTGGTGCGTGTGGCCGGCAAGATCGGTATTCCGGGCCTGTACGTGACCGAAGATCCGGGTGCCGTGGACGCCGCCGCGAAAATGGGCAGCCTGAGCATCCGCTTCGGTCTGGGCTGGGCCAAATCCCACAGCTTCCACACCGGCCAGACCCCGGTGATGAAGTACAACCGCCAACTGATGCAGGCGATCATGTGGGACCGCATCAACATCGCCGAAGTGGTGGGCGTGCAAGTCATCAGCCTCGATCAGGCGCCGGAAGGTTACGGCGAGTTCGATGCCGGTGTGCCGAAGAAGTTTGTGATTGATCCGCATCGGTTGTTCAGTGCGGCGTAA
- a CDS encoding ATP-dependent zinc protease has protein sequence MKSLLALFALVALPVMAAEPTLYGRYEYIALPEIGGEVLKAKMDTGALTASLSAKDIETFTRDGEDWVRFRLATKDADNKVYEHKVARISKIKSRSDEDDEDRDVTEVAKRPVVDLELCLGNVKRTVEVNLTDRSHFNYPLLIGAKALREFGAAVNPARRFTADKPDC, from the coding sequence GTGAAATCCCTCCTTGCACTGTTTGCCCTCGTCGCCCTGCCGGTCATGGCCGCCGAGCCGACCCTGTACGGGCGTTACGAATACATCGCGCTGCCGGAAATTGGTGGTGAGGTGCTCAAGGCCAAGATGGACACCGGCGCACTGACCGCTTCGCTGTCGGCCAAGGACATCGAGACCTTCACCCGTGATGGCGAAGACTGGGTGCGTTTTCGCCTCGCTACCAAGGATGCCGATAACAAGGTCTACGAGCACAAGGTCGCGCGGATCAGCAAGATCAAGAGTCGCTCCGACGAGGACGATGAAGATCGCGACGTCACCGAAGTCGCCAAGCGTCCGGTGGTCGATCTGGAGCTGTGCCTGGGCAACGTCAAGCGCACCGTTGAGGTCAACCTGACCGACCGCAGTCACTTCAACTATCCCCTGCTGATCGGCGCCAAGGCCCTGCGCGAGTTCGGCGCGGCAGTGAACCCGGCACGACGTTTCACCGCCGACAAGCCGGACTGTTAA
- the creC gene encoding two-component system sensor histidine kinase CreC, translating into MSLGLRIFLVYVLFVGLTGYFVLNTVMEEIRPGVRQSTEETLVDTANLMAEILRDDFKAGTLSENRWPELLRAYGERQPQATIWGLPKNQVNHRIYVTDAKGIVVLDSSGVAVGQDYSRWNDVYLTLRGEYGARSTRSDPNDPASSVMHVGAPIRDNGRIIGVVTVAKPNSSLQPYVDRTERRLLFYGAGLIGLGLLFGALLSWWLSRALHRLTGYAKAVSEGRRVEVPHYRGGELEQLATALEQMRTQLEGKAYVERYVHTLTHELKSPLAAIRGAAELLQDEMPAIQRLRFVGNIDSESARMQQLIERLLNLAQVEQRQGLEERVAVPLAGLVDELLQAQAARIEGRRLKVEQTIASDLLLIGEPFLLRQALGNLLENALDFTPIGGLLRFSAERVGEQVELRLFNEAAAIPEYALPRLSERFYSLPRPDSGRKSTGLGLNFVEEVMKLHGGSMQIRNVENGVELTLRLP; encoded by the coding sequence ATGTCGCTGGGGCTGCGGATTTTTCTGGTGTATGTGCTGTTTGTCGGCCTGACCGGTTATTTCGTGCTCAACACGGTGATGGAAGAAATCCGCCCGGGTGTGCGCCAGTCCACCGAAGAAACCCTGGTCGACACCGCCAACCTGATGGCGGAAATTCTCCGTGATGATTTCAAGGCCGGCACGCTCAGCGAGAACCGCTGGCCCGAATTGCTGCGCGCCTACGGTGAGCGCCAGCCACAGGCGACGATCTGGGGCCTGCCGAAAAACCAGGTCAACCACCGCATCTACGTCACCGACGCCAAAGGCATCGTGGTGCTGGATTCCAGCGGCGTGGCGGTCGGGCAGGATTACTCGCGCTGGAACGACGTCTACCTGACCCTGCGCGGCGAATACGGCGCGCGCTCGACCCGCAGCGATCCGAACGACCCGGCGTCCTCGGTGATGCACGTCGGTGCGCCAATCCGCGACAACGGGCGGATCATCGGCGTGGTCACCGTGGCCAAACCCAACAGCTCATTGCAGCCTTATGTTGATCGTACCGAGCGGCGCTTGTTGTTTTACGGTGCCGGGCTGATCGGCCTCGGCCTGCTGTTCGGCGCCTTGCTGTCGTGGTGGCTGAGCCGCGCGCTGCACCGTTTGACCGGCTACGCCAAAGCGGTGAGTGAAGGGCGCCGGGTTGAAGTGCCGCATTATCGTGGCGGCGAGCTGGAACAACTGGCCACGGCGCTGGAGCAGATGCGTACCCAGCTCGAAGGCAAGGCTTACGTCGAACGCTACGTGCACACCCTGACCCATGAATTGAAAAGTCCGCTGGCGGCGATTCGCGGTGCGGCGGAGTTGCTGCAGGATGAGATGCCAGCGATTCAGCGCCTGCGTTTTGTCGGCAACATCGACAGCGAAAGCGCGCGGATGCAGCAGTTGATCGAGCGCCTGTTGAACCTCGCGCAAGTCGAGCAGCGGCAGGGGCTTGAGGAGCGGGTGGCGGTGCCGCTGGCAGGACTGGTCGACGAGTTGTTGCAGGCGCAGGCAGCGCGGATCGAAGGCCGGCGGCTCAAGGTCGAGCAGACGATTGCGTCGGATCTGTTGCTGATCGGCGAGCCGTTTCTGCTGCGTCAGGCGTTGGGCAATCTGCTGGAGAATGCGCTGGATTTCACCCCGATCGGCGGGTTGCTGCGTTTCAGTGCCGAGCGTGTTGGAGAGCAGGTCGAGTTGCGCTTGTTCAACGAAGCGGCGGCGATTCCCGAGTACGCCTTACCGCGTTTGAGTGAACGGTTTTATTCATTGCCGCGTCCGGACAGTGGGCGCAAGAGCACCGGTTTGGGGCTGAACTTCGTTGAAGAGGTGATGAAGTTGCATGGTGGGTCGATGCAGATCCGCAACGTCGAGAATGGCGTGGAACTGACTTTGCGCTTGCCTTGA
- the purU gene encoding formyltetrahydrofolate deformylase, translating into MSRAPDTWILTADCPSVLGTVDAVTRFLFEQGCYVTEHHSFDDRLSGRFFIRVEFRQPDGFDEQSFRAGLAERGQAFGMVFELTAPNYRPKVVIMVSKADHCLNDLLYRQRIGQLSMDVAAVVSNHPDLKPLADWHQIPYYHFPLDPNDKPAQERQVWQVIEESGAELVILARYMQVLSPELCRKLDGKAINIHHSLLPGFKGAKPYHQAYNKGVKLVGATAHYINNDLDEGPIIAQGVEAVDHSHYPEDLIAKGRDIEGLTLARAVGYHIERRVFLNANRTVVL; encoded by the coding sequence ATGAGCCGCGCCCCAGACACATGGATTCTGACCGCCGACTGCCCCAGCGTGCTCGGCACGGTGGACGCGGTGACGCGTTTTCTGTTCGAGCAGGGTTGCTACGTCACCGAGCACCATTCGTTCGATGACCGGCTCTCGGGCCGTTTCTTCATTCGCGTGGAATTCCGTCAGCCCGACGGCTTCGACGAGCAGTCCTTCCGCGCCGGCCTCGCCGAGCGTGGTCAGGCGTTCGGCATGGTCTTCGAGCTGACCGCGCCGAACTACCGGCCAAAAGTGGTGATCATGGTTTCCAAGGCCGATCACTGCCTCAACGACTTGCTCTACCGCCAGCGCATCGGCCAGTTGTCGATGGACGTCGCGGCGGTGGTGTCCAACCATCCGGATCTCAAGCCTTTGGCCGACTGGCACCAGATTCCCTACTACCATTTCCCCCTCGACCCCAACGACAAGCCGGCGCAGGAGCGTCAGGTGTGGCAGGTGATCGAAGAGTCCGGCGCCGAACTGGTGATCCTCGCCCGCTACATGCAGGTGCTGTCGCCGGAGCTGTGCCGCAAGCTCGATGGCAAGGCGATCAACATCCATCACTCGCTGCTGCCGGGGTTCAAGGGTGCCAAGCCGTATCACCAGGCCTACAACAAGGGCGTGAAGCTGGTCGGCGCGACGGCGCATTACATCAACAACGACCTCGATGAAGGGCCGATCATTGCCCAGGGCGTCGAGGCGGTGGATCACAGTCATTACCCCGAGGATCTGATTGCCAAGGGGCGCGATATCGAGGGCCTGACCCTGGCCCGGGCGGTGGGTTATCACATCGAAAGAAGGGTGTTTTTGAACGCCAATCGCACGGTCGTTCTCTAG